Proteins encoded in a region of the Pigmentiphaga litoralis genome:
- a CDS encoding SPOR domain-containing protein, which produces MPSTYRPTPVSAPLSSGIYLQVGAFNGERNAEDLVNRIRTRVPDVEALRVVSGGSLHRVQVGPYPDREAAMAAAQRMQARVDVTPVIVTR; this is translated from the coding sequence GTGCCGTCGACCTATCGACCTACTCCAGTCTCTGCGCCGCTAAGTTCTGGCATTTACCTGCAAGTTGGCGCCTTCAACGGCGAACGCAACGCCGAAGACCTGGTCAACCGTATCCGTACTCGGGTACCGGACGTCGAGGCCCTGCGTGTGGTCAGCGGCGGCAGTCTGCATCGGGTTCAGGTCGGCCCGTACCCGGACCGCGAAGCCGCCATGGCGGCAGCCCAGCGCATGCAGGCGCGGGTGGATGTCACGCCGGTGATCGTTACGCGGTAG
- a CDS encoding methylated-DNA--[protein]-cysteine S-methyltransferase, with protein sequence MAEQGLAVVGDHPANGLAGAWFVNDQKYLPELTPEWEAASDHAFLNEAQEDIQAWFNGEREAFRTALSPSGTPFQEAVWQGLLGIAYGETESYAALTHRIGYPPTAVRAVAGAVGRNPISVLIPCHRVIGSDGALTGYAGGLPRKQFLLRLEQSSRQTAMPFSLHS encoded by the coding sequence TTGGCCGAGCAAGGGCTAGCAGTTGTGGGTGACCACCCCGCAAATGGCCTTGCAGGCGCGTGGTTCGTCAACGATCAGAAATACCTGCCGGAACTGACGCCAGAGTGGGAAGCAGCAAGTGACCATGCGTTCCTGAACGAAGCGCAGGAAGACATACAGGCGTGGTTCAACGGGGAACGTGAGGCGTTCAGGACGGCGTTGTCACCGAGCGGGACGCCGTTCCAGGAAGCGGTATGGCAGGGATTGCTGGGGATTGCGTACGGCGAAACGGAAAGCTACGCGGCGTTGACGCATCGTATCGGCTATCCGCCGACCGCCGTTCGCGCCGTGGCCGGTGCGGTTGGGCGCAATCCGATTTCAGTATTGATCCCATGCCATCGCGTAATTGGCAGCGACGGCGCGTTGACCGGCTACGCAGGTGGCCTGCCGCGCAAGCAGTTCCTGCTGCGACTGGAGCAATCCAGCCGGCAGACGGCCATGCCGTTCAGCCTGCACTCCTGA
- the rsmI gene encoding 16S rRNA (cytidine(1402)-2'-O)-methyltransferase — translation MRMADRVATQFWPKPALYVVATPIGNLGDLSLRAQISLQQADVIAAEDTRLTRPLLDAWGIRTPLIAAHRHNEAQVAEAIVGRLAAGERVALVSDAGAPGVSDPGARVVRVVREAGYPVVPVPGPSAVIAALMASGVTTDENPAFAFAGFPPPKPVARRRWLEEWCRLQAPVAMYESPHRLSATLADLLAVCGPERPLTIARELTKRFEEIVTLPLADAQDWLVAHPQRAQGEFVLIVGAAAAPESDMLDARTEEVVQALLEVMSVRDCAKVAAKITGLPRDALYARALAIKNGKGDEE, via the coding sequence ATGCGCATGGCGGACCGGGTCGCGACGCAGTTCTGGCCCAAGCCGGCCTTGTATGTCGTGGCGACGCCCATCGGTAACCTGGGGGACCTGAGCCTGCGCGCCCAGATCAGCCTGCAGCAGGCGGACGTGATTGCGGCCGAAGACACGCGGTTGACGCGGCCGCTGCTTGACGCCTGGGGCATCCGCACGCCATTGATTGCGGCGCATCGTCATAACGAAGCGCAAGTGGCCGAAGCCATCGTCGGCCGACTGGCTGCGGGCGAGCGAGTGGCGCTGGTGTCGGATGCCGGTGCACCCGGGGTGAGCGACCCGGGGGCGCGCGTGGTCCGGGTGGTGCGTGAGGCCGGCTATCCGGTCGTACCAGTGCCCGGTCCAAGCGCGGTGATCGCAGCGCTGATGGCCAGCGGCGTGACCACCGACGAAAATCCGGCCTTTGCCTTCGCTGGCTTTCCGCCGCCCAAGCCGGTGGCCCGCCGACGCTGGCTGGAAGAGTGGTGCCGTCTGCAGGCGCCGGTGGCCATGTACGAGTCGCCGCACCGCCTGTCGGCCACGCTGGCAGACTTGCTGGCCGTCTGCGGGCCCGAGCGGCCCCTGACCATTGCCCGGGAATTGACCAAACGCTTCGAAGAGATCGTGACCTTGCCGCTGGCCGACGCGCAGGACTGGCTGGTGGCGCACCCCCAGCGCGCGCAGGGCGAGTTCGTGCTGATCGTGGGGGCTGCCGCCGCGCCGGAAAGCGACATGCTCGATGCCCGGACGGAAGAAGTCGTCCAGGCCCTGCTGGAAGTGATGAGCGTGCGGGACTGCGCCAAGGTGGCCGCCAAGATTACGGGCCTGCCCCGCGACGCCTTGTATGCCCGTGCGCTGGCGATCAAGAACGGGAAAGGCGACGAAGAATAG
- a CDS encoding YraN family protein: MNTGKPSRPTLTVMRSRQRVVADASANGLGADAAPQSPPSTTVECSAAPDALEPDAAAPPPLTHHGEFDAARVAQRRARRRRQRKACVRLPDSPEALPELKRSPTQRVGDAAENEALRLLEQSGLVLVARNLACRQGEIDLIMMDRDTLVFVEVRHRAASRFGGAAASVGRAKQRRVQLAAQFFLVYRWQGPLPPCRFDVVAQDAQGMHWLQGAFGAVG, from the coding sequence ATGAACACCGGCAAGCCTTCCCGTCCCACGCTGACTGTCATGCGGTCCCGCCAAAGGGTGGTAGCTGACGCTTCGGCCAATGGACTTGGTGCCGACGCCGCACCACAAAGCCCGCCTTCGACAACGGTTGAATGCTCGGCTGCACCGGATGCCCTGGAACCAGATGCTGCCGCCCCGCCCCCCCTCACCCACCACGGCGAATTCGACGCCGCGCGGGTCGCCCAGCGGCGGGCGCGGCGTCGGCGGCAGCGCAAGGCCTGCGTCAGGCTGCCGGACAGCCCAGAGGCGCTGCCCGAACTCAAACGCTCGCCCACGCAGCGCGTGGGCGACGCCGCCGAAAATGAAGCCCTTCGCCTGCTGGAGCAGAGCGGCCTGGTGCTGGTTGCCCGAAACCTGGCGTGCCGGCAGGGCGAGATCGACCTGATCATGATGGACCGCGACACCCTCGTTTTCGTGGAGGTACGGCATCGGGCCGCCTCCCGCTTCGGTGGCGCCGCGGCCAGCGTGGGCCGGGCCAAGCAGCGCCGGGTGCAGCTCGCCGCGCAATTCTTCCTGGTATATCGCTGGCAAGGGCCGCTGCCGCCCTGCCGGTTCGACGTGGTAGCCCAGGACGCGCAGGGGATGCATTGGCTGCAGGGCGCCTTCGGGGCGGTCGGTTGA
- a CDS encoding phosphoheptose isomerase, which translates to MDLSARISAHFRDAIALFEQSQDVLPAPTAAAVDACFHTLTNNGKILACGNGGSAADAQHFVAELVGRFERERLPLAAIALNTDTSILTAVGNDFGYDRVFSQQVNALGQPGDVLLAISTSGNSTNVIQAIEAAQSREMHVIALTGKGGGQIGAMLAETDVHLCVPHDRTLRIQEVHILLLHAICDGIDAQLLGDM; encoded by the coding sequence ATGGACCTTTCTGCCCGCATTTCCGCTCATTTTCGTGACGCCATCGCGCTCTTCGAACAGTCGCAAGACGTGCTGCCCGCGCCAACGGCTGCCGCCGTGGATGCGTGTTTCCACACGTTGACCAACAACGGCAAGATCCTGGCCTGCGGCAACGGCGGTTCGGCCGCCGACGCCCAGCACTTCGTTGCCGAACTGGTCGGCCGGTTCGAACGCGAACGCCTGCCCCTGGCGGCGATCGCGCTGAATACCGACACCTCTATCCTGACTGCGGTGGGGAACGACTTCGGCTATGACCGGGTCTTCTCTCAGCAGGTCAACGCACTGGGTCAGCCCGGCGACGTGCTGCTGGCGATTTCGACCAGCGGCAATTCGACCAACGTCATCCAGGCGATCGAGGCGGCCCAGTCACGTGAAATGCACGTGATCGCCTTGACCGGCAAGGGTGGCGGGCAGATCGGCGCGATGCTGGCCGAGACCGACGTTCACCTGTGCGTCCCTCACGACCGCACTCTGCGGATCCAGGAAGTCCACATCCTGCTGTTGCATGCCATATGCGACGGCATCGATGCCCAATTGCTCGGAGACATGTAA
- a CDS encoding BON domain-containing protein gives MPHTPLLTLARPIAVALAIATGALAVGGCIPIIMGGAVMGTFAATDRRTMGNQVEDQSIELKSSNRISGRYGDKGHVVINAYNRKVLLTGEVPNDAAKADAELQASTIENVRSVINELQVGPPSSLTTRSNDTLITGKVKASLIDAKDLFANAFLINTQRGTVYLMGRVTEREGKRAASIAAGVSGVTKVVKVFDYITEAELADLSKVKAEQDEAAKNAPGAK, from the coding sequence ATGCCGCACACCCCTCTGCTGACGCTCGCCCGCCCGATCGCGGTCGCCCTTGCCATCGCCACCGGCGCACTGGCCGTGGGCGGTTGCATCCCCATCATCATGGGCGGCGCGGTCATGGGCACGTTTGCAGCGACCGACCGCCGCACCATGGGCAACCAGGTCGAAGACCAAAGCATCGAACTCAAATCCAGCAACCGCATTTCGGGCCGCTATGGCGACAAGGGTCACGTCGTCATCAACGCGTACAACCGCAAGGTGCTGCTGACCGGTGAAGTCCCGAACGACGCGGCCAAGGCCGATGCCGAACTGCAGGCGTCCACGATCGAAAACGTGCGGTCGGTGATCAACGAATTGCAGGTCGGCCCGCCAAGCTCGCTGACGACCCGTTCCAACGACACGCTCATCACCGGCAAGGTGAAGGCCTCGCTGATCGACGCCAAGGATTTGTTCGCCAACGCTTTCCTGATCAACACGCAGCGTGGCACCGTCTACCTGATGGGCCGCGTGACCGAACGTGAAGGCAAGCGCGCCGCGTCGATCGCCGCCGGCGTCAGCGGGGTGACCAAGGTCGTGAAGGTGTTCGATTACATCACCGAAGCCGAGCTGGCCGACCTGTCGAAGGTCAAAGCCGAGCAGGACGAAGCCGCCAAGAACGCACCGGGCGCGAAGTAA
- a CDS encoding DUF2946 family protein, which translates to MHALRTFRFLHLTVLLWFAMTLGAAIASPIIKPALFDVICSGSGVVKIIVHDQDSSAGDGDRMVMDCPLCFAPVGLMPTPVRVAQTSDPLAYVLKSIPAARLAAATLSPLPARGPPSLT; encoded by the coding sequence ATGCATGCCCTTCGGACCTTTCGCTTTCTGCACCTTACCGTGCTGCTTTGGTTCGCCATGACGCTGGGGGCAGCCATTGCGTCGCCGATCATCAAGCCGGCGCTGTTCGATGTGATCTGCTCGGGTTCGGGCGTCGTCAAGATCATCGTGCATGACCAGGATTCGTCTGCGGGCGACGGTGACCGCATGGTCATGGATTGCCCGTTGTGCTTCGCGCCCGTTGGTCTCATGCCCACGCCGGTGCGGGTGGCGCAGACGTCCGATCCGCTCGCCTACGTCCTCAAGTCCATTCCAGCGGCCCGTCTTGCGGCCGCCACGCTCTCGCCTCTTCCGGCGCGAGGGCCTCCCTCGCTGACCTGA
- a CDS encoding TonB-dependent receptor: protein MSRLRLPCAAPARPRQPSRPSVPTHRPAAFRPTSLAFAITLLGGTSAPGLVQAQAAESPATLSTITVEADAPAPAGLGNLNLDKPSDTASRLGLTPRETPASVTVVDRDAIELRGALDTQEILRAVPGITAHSAPGNIGVSYRGFNSSSVSQLFNGINVQYSIAARPVDSWIYDRVEVIGGPSSFLYGSGAVGGSINYLTKLAQREDVGDAQVRFGSYGLKEVSFGLNRRIAGDGESGVNHYARIDVNHRDANSWTAGTGTRSTQVAASLLSDFGQGLTHTLAYEYQAEHVDRPYWGTPVLNPSSGELTIDKGTRFKNYNAADGLYQQRVQWLRSITEWKATDRLKLTNTFYVYDALRDYRNVETYRYTPDNRAIQRSGAFLQRHDQQLIGDRVDALYQSTLFGRKSDWAFGADVSTNRQTRFPNSLAGTVNTVDPYQFTPGDFYQIPGTSPGFNPDRDVKIKTLAVYLENRTALLPTLNLVTALRHERIDLDLTNRRAVTAAAPASYERSYSPTTGRIGLVWDVTQDANLYVQYATAADPPSGVLSTASFADVMNNSKLTTGKQVEVGSKVDFWDRKATATLAAYHINRKNIATQDPNNSALTLPVGEQSSKGIEAALALRPTSRWAVQGNVTLVDATYDNFTQGGVSLAGKTPNNTPSFVANVWTSYAFAPAWTGIVGVRHVGRVYADAANTATWSAYTLVDVGVSWQFSKAMSLTGRIRNLTDRVYAANASSTTQVYLGAPRTADLTLRASF, encoded by the coding sequence ATGTCACGTTTGCGTCTACCTTGCGCCGCCCCTGCGCGTCCGCGCCAGCCGTCCCGCCCGTCTGTTCCTACCCATCGACCGGCCGCCTTTCGGCCGACGTCTCTTGCTTTTGCGATCACCTTGCTTGGGGGCACCAGTGCGCCTGGCCTGGTGCAGGCGCAGGCTGCCGAGTCGCCCGCCACGCTCTCCACCATCACGGTCGAAGCCGATGCACCCGCGCCCGCGGGACTGGGCAACCTGAACCTGGACAAGCCATCCGACACTGCCAGCCGCCTGGGCCTGACGCCGCGCGAAACGCCGGCGTCGGTCACCGTGGTCGATCGCGACGCCATCGAATTGCGCGGCGCGCTCGACACCCAGGAAATCCTACGTGCCGTCCCGGGCATCACCGCGCACAGTGCGCCGGGCAACATCGGTGTCAGCTACCGCGGCTTCAACAGCAGTTCAGTCAGCCAGCTGTTCAATGGCATCAACGTGCAGTACAGCATCGCAGCAAGACCGGTGGACAGCTGGATCTATGACCGCGTCGAAGTCATCGGCGGACCGTCGAGCTTCCTGTATGGCTCGGGCGCCGTGGGCGGATCGATCAACTACCTGACCAAGCTGGCGCAGCGAGAAGACGTTGGCGACGCGCAGGTGCGCTTCGGCAGCTATGGCCTGAAAGAAGTGTCGTTCGGCCTGAACCGCCGCATTGCCGGGGATGGCGAAAGCGGCGTCAACCACTACGCGCGCATCGATGTGAACCACCGCGACGCGAACAGCTGGACGGCGGGTACGGGCACACGCTCCACGCAGGTGGCGGCGTCATTGCTGTCGGACTTTGGGCAGGGCCTGACCCACACCCTGGCCTACGAGTACCAGGCCGAACACGTGGACCGCCCGTATTGGGGCACGCCGGTGCTGAACCCGTCGTCGGGCGAGCTGACCATCGACAAGGGCACACGCTTCAAGAACTACAACGCGGCGGACGGGCTGTACCAACAGCGGGTGCAGTGGTTGCGGTCGATCACGGAATGGAAGGCGACCGATAGGCTCAAGCTGACGAACACGTTTTATGTCTACGACGCGCTGCGCGATTACCGGAACGTCGAGACCTACCGCTACACGCCGGACAACCGTGCCATCCAGCGGTCGGGCGCTTTCCTGCAACGGCACGATCAGCAACTGATTGGCGATCGGGTCGACGCGCTGTACCAAAGCACGCTGTTCGGCCGCAAGAGCGACTGGGCGTTCGGCGCCGACGTCAGCACCAATCGCCAGACGCGGTTTCCGAACAGCCTGGCCGGAACCGTCAACACAGTGGATCCGTATCAGTTCACGCCCGGCGATTTCTATCAGATTCCGGGGACGTCACCCGGCTTCAATCCTGATCGCGACGTGAAGATCAAGACGCTGGCGGTGTATCTGGAAAACCGCACGGCCCTGCTGCCCACCCTGAATCTTGTGACAGCGTTGCGGCACGAACGGATCGACCTGGACCTGACCAACCGGCGCGCCGTCACGGCGGCCGCACCGGCCAGTTATGAACGTTCGTACTCGCCCACCACCGGGCGCATTGGCCTGGTGTGGGACGTGACGCAGGACGCCAATCTGTACGTGCAATACGCGACGGCGGCGGATCCTCCTTCGGGCGTGTTGTCGACGGCGTCGTTTGCGGACGTGATGAACAACAGCAAGCTCACCACCGGCAAGCAAGTCGAAGTCGGCAGCAAGGTCGACTTCTGGGACCGCAAGGCCACGGCGACCCTGGCCGCGTATCACATCAATCGTAAAAATATCGCGACGCAAGATCCGAACAACAGCGCATTGACATTGCCGGTGGGCGAACAAAGCTCGAAGGGGATCGAAGCGGCCCTGGCCTTGCGGCCGACGTCCCGATGGGCCGTGCAGGGCAACGTGACCCTGGTCGACGCGACCTATGACAACTTCACGCAAGGCGGCGTGTCGCTGGCAGGCAAGACGCCGAACAACACGCCGTCGTTCGTGGCCAATGTCTGGACCTCGTACGCCTTTGCACCGGCATGGACCGGCATCGTGGGCGTACGGCATGTCGGACGGGTCTACGCCGATGCCGCCAACACGGCGACGTGGTCCGCCTACACGCTTGTCGACGTGGGCGTCAGCTGGCAGTTCAGCAAGGCCATGTCGTTGACCGGCCGCATCCGCAACCTGACGGACCGGGTGTACGCGGCCAACGCCAGTTCCACGACGCAGGTGTACCTGGGTGCGCCGCGGACCGCGGACCTGACGCTGCGCGCGTCGTTCTGA
- a CDS encoding PepSY domain-containing protein, whose product MHRAKRWLFLIHRWMGITVCLFFAMWFVSGVVMMYVGYPKLTTAERLAHLPALDGTVTMLDPLAALAAAGIQGPLRDLRLARARAGQPVYLVEPQAATGAAGGGHGAAPGRGPIVVDAVTGKRLPATTREDALASAAAWAGAGDRPTLHAVSSPSLSYLGEIDEDAFSHSRGLDAHRPLHVVDVNDAERTRLYISGRTGEVVRDAPRTERLWNYAGAWIHWLYPFRGNVFDPYWSGIVNTLSVLGLAVALTGSVIGILRWRFGRVYRTGSRSPYTGPMMRWHHISGLLFAVITITWIFSGWMSMNPWKMFSASGPALKIEAMQGGRLQAEGGSPSRAPISDLLAAAGGAARELRWSYATGQPIVLARTATGAPQVLDARTARLTNFNEAAIATAAARLMAAPVARIDRLTDYDTYYYDRDEHTMTGGTDKPLPILRVRFDDPSHTWVHIDPHTATIISQTDDARRLSRWLFAMLHSWDWLPLLDRRPLWDTLLILLSLGGAALSVTGVVIGWRRLGRKLKASPA is encoded by the coding sequence ATGCATCGCGCGAAACGCTGGCTGTTCCTGATTCACCGCTGGATGGGCATCACCGTCTGCCTGTTCTTTGCCATGTGGTTCGTGTCGGGCGTCGTCATGATGTATGTCGGCTATCCCAAGCTGACGACGGCGGAACGGCTGGCGCATTTGCCGGCGCTGGATGGGACCGTGACGATGCTGGATCCGTTAGCGGCGTTGGCTGCGGCGGGTATTCAGGGTCCGCTGCGGGACCTGCGTCTGGCACGCGCACGGGCGGGGCAGCCGGTGTATCTGGTGGAGCCGCAGGCTGCCACGGGCGCAGCCGGCGGAGGGCATGGCGCGGCTCCCGGTCGCGGACCGATCGTGGTCGATGCGGTCACCGGGAAGCGGTTGCCTGCGACCACGCGCGAAGACGCGCTCGCAAGCGCGGCGGCGTGGGCGGGCGCTGGTGATCGCCCCACCCTCCACGCCGTCTCGAGCCCATCCCTGTCCTACCTTGGCGAAATCGACGAAGACGCCTTTTCGCACTCCCGCGGCCTGGATGCCCATCGGCCCTTGCACGTCGTCGACGTGAACGATGCGGAACGCACGCGCCTGTACATTTCCGGCCGCACGGGCGAGGTGGTCCGTGACGCGCCGCGTACCGAACGGCTCTGGAATTACGCGGGCGCATGGATCCATTGGCTCTATCCCTTCCGCGGCAACGTTTTCGATCCGTACTGGTCCGGCATCGTCAACACGCTATCGGTGCTGGGGCTGGCCGTGGCGCTGACGGGTTCGGTCATTGGCATCCTGCGGTGGCGCTTCGGCCGCGTCTATCGCACGGGATCGCGGTCGCCCTATACCGGCCCGATGATGCGCTGGCATCACATCAGCGGCCTGCTGTTCGCGGTCATTACGATCACCTGGATCTTCAGCGGATGGATGTCGATGAATCCGTGGAAGATGTTCAGCGCCAGTGGACCGGCATTGAAGATCGAGGCGATGCAGGGTGGACGTTTGCAGGCTGAAGGCGGCAGCCCATCACGCGCGCCGATTTCCGATCTTCTTGCCGCGGCGGGTGGGGCCGCCCGCGAGCTCCGTTGGTCCTACGCGACGGGGCAACCCATCGTCCTGGCACGGACCGCCACGGGCGCGCCGCAAGTGCTCGACGCCAGGACCGCCCGCCTCACGAACTTCAATGAAGCCGCCATCGCAACCGCCGCCGCACGGCTGATGGCTGCCCCCGTCGCGCGCATCGACCGCCTGACCGACTACGACACCTACTACTACGACCGTGACGAGCACACCATGACCGGCGGCACCGACAAGCCGCTGCCGATCCTGCGCGTGCGCTTCGACGATCCGTCCCACACGTGGGTGCACATCGACCCACACACGGCGACCATCATCAGCCAGACCGACGACGCACGGCGCCTGAGCCGGTGGCTGTTTGCGATGCTGCATAGCTGGGACTGGCTGCCATTGCTGGATCGGCGTCCGTTATGGGACACGCTGTTGATCCTGCTGAGCCTGGGTGGCGCGGCGCTGAGCGTGACGGGCGTGGTGATCGGCTGGCGGCGCCTGGGCCGCAAGCTCAAGGCGTCGCCTGCTTGA
- a CDS encoding DUF4197 domain-containing protein — protein sequence MDAINLRRRDILGIIGLVALGGALLSPRHVLAASVSSLSSTEASAGLKEALLKGSETAVNLLGQPGGFLDNAKVRIPLPEGLKKAQAVLRMMGRGQQAEELEVAMNRAAESAVQEAKPLLVNAVQTMTVQDAKGILTGGDDSVTTYFKGKTQAPLAQRFLPIVSKEIDKLGLAQMYNQYAGQAAQFGVVRKEDANVQQYVTRKALDGLYLMIGEQERSIRADPVGTGSAILKKVFGSMK from the coding sequence GTGGATGCCATCAACCTGCGTCGCCGGGATATCCTTGGCATTATAGGCCTCGTGGCCCTGGGCGGCGCCTTGCTGTCCCCGCGCCATGTCCTGGCGGCCAGCGTGTCCAGCCTGTCGAGCACGGAAGCATCGGCCGGGCTGAAAGAAGCCTTGCTCAAAGGGTCCGAAACCGCGGTCAACCTGCTCGGTCAGCCGGGCGGCTTCCTGGACAACGCCAAGGTGCGCATTCCCCTGCCTGAAGGGCTGAAAAAGGCGCAGGCCGTGCTGCGGATGATGGGGCGTGGCCAGCAGGCCGAAGAACTCGAAGTCGCCATGAACCGGGCGGCCGAATCGGCGGTGCAGGAAGCCAAACCCCTGCTGGTCAACGCCGTGCAGACCATGACCGTCCAGGACGCCAAGGGCATCCTGACGGGCGGCGACGATTCGGTCACGACCTACTTCAAGGGCAAGACCCAGGCGCCGCTGGCGCAGCGTTTCCTGCCCATCGTGTCCAAAGAGATCGACAAGCTGGGCCTGGCGCAGATGTACAACCAGTACGCCGGCCAGGCGGCGCAGTTCGGCGTGGTCCGCAAGGAAGACGCCAACGTGCAGCAGTACGTGACGCGCAAGGCGCTGGACGGCCTGTACCTGATGATCGGCGAACAGGAACGCAGCATTCGCGCCGACCCGGTCGGGACCGGCAGCGCGATCCTGAAGAAGGTGTTCGGGTCGATGAAGTAG
- a CDS encoding TlpA disulfide reductase family protein produces MSSLSASQGYPVTFRAQRGAAKLIAVAAVAAIAAAGAWFALAPSSKAPETTFTSIQGEKFTTESLRGKVVLVNFWATSCVTCVKEMPMMVETYKKYAPKGYDMVAVAMSYDPANYVLNFAETRQLPFKVALDPVGDIAKAFQDVKLTPTSFLIDKQGNIIKRYLGEPDEAEFHATIEKALAG; encoded by the coding sequence ATGTCTTCATTGTCTGCCTCTCAGGGCTATCCGGTAACGTTTCGCGCACAGCGCGGGGCGGCCAAGCTTATCGCGGTCGCCGCCGTGGCCGCAATCGCAGCCGCTGGCGCCTGGTTCGCCCTGGCGCCGTCAAGCAAGGCGCCTGAAACGACATTCACGTCGATCCAGGGCGAAAAGTTCACGACCGAAAGCCTGCGCGGCAAGGTCGTGCTGGTCAATTTCTGGGCCACCAGCTGCGTCACGTGTGTGAAAGAAATGCCGATGATGGTCGAGACCTACAAGAAGTATGCGCCCAAAGGCTATGACATGGTGGCGGTGGCGATGAGCTACGACCCGGCCAACTACGTGCTCAATTTTGCCGAGACCCGCCAGCTGCCCTTCAAGGTCGCGCTCGATCCGGTCGGCGACATTGCCAAGGCGTTCCAGGACGTCAAACTGACGCCCACGTCCTTCCTGATCGACAAGCAAGGCAACATCATCAAACGTTACCTTGGCGAGCCCGACGAAGCCGAATTCCACGCCACCATAGAAAAGGCGCTGGCAGGTTGA
- a CDS encoding Kdo hydroxylase family protein — translation MTRSSRIVPFDLQDWNAAPPSQPGASPIDELERGKVLYFPKLAFTLSPAELALLDPALVDPKRKNISLNATTGVLTGVVVDDARKDAIAALVRRYYTSTRALLSHLVPGYLDSLHKPTTSLRLHRIGTWKPSWRKDDTRLHVDAFPSRPTGEQRILRVFNNINPHGQSRQWRVGQDFESLAQRFVPGATPFRPSLAWLMHRLHITKTRRSAYDHLMLQMHDRMKADADYQANGEQEAFEFPPGSTWICFSDQTPHAAMTGQFMLEQTYMMPLTAMAHPELSPQHVLARQAGMGSRA, via the coding sequence ATGACCCGTTCCAGCCGCATCGTCCCGTTCGACCTCCAGGACTGGAACGCCGCCCCGCCCAGCCAGCCGGGCGCGTCCCCGATCGACGAACTGGAACGCGGCAAGGTGCTGTATTTCCCCAAGCTGGCATTCACGCTCAGCCCGGCTGAACTCGCGCTGCTTGATCCGGCCTTGGTGGACCCCAAACGCAAGAACATCAGCCTGAATGCCACCACCGGTGTGCTGACCGGCGTGGTGGTGGACGATGCCCGCAAGGACGCGATTGCCGCGCTGGTCAGACGCTACTACACGTCCACGCGCGCGCTGCTGTCGCACCTGGTGCCGGGCTATCTGGACAGCCTGCACAAGCCGACGACCAGCCTGCGCCTGCATCGCATCGGCACGTGGAAGCCGTCGTGGCGCAAGGACGATACGCGGCTGCATGTGGACGCGTTTCCGTCGCGGCCCACAGGTGAGCAGCGGATCTTGCGTGTCTTCAACAACATCAACCCGCATGGGCAATCGCGCCAGTGGCGGGTGGGACAGGACTTCGAATCGCTGGCGCAGCGCTTCGTGCCGGGCGCGACGCCGTTCCGGCCCAGCCTGGCCTGGCTGATGCACCGCCTGCACATCACAAAAACGCGTCGCAGCGCCTATGACCACCTGATGCTGCAGATGCATGACCGCATGAAGGCCGATGCCGATTACCAGGCGAATGGCGAGCAGGAAGCGTTCGAGTTTCCGCCGGGCAGCACCTGGATCTGTTTTTCGGACCAGACGCCGCATGCCGCCATGACCGGCCAGTTCATGCTGGAACAGACCTACATGATGCCGCTGACGGCCATGGCCCATCCGGAACTGTCGCCGCAGCACGTGCTGGCGCGGCAGGCCGGGATGGGTTCACGGGCATAG